The following is a genomic window from Sphingomonas sinipercae.
AGCTGCTCGCCTATATCCAGAACGTCGGCGCCGAGGGGCTCGACCCGCGCGATTACGACCCGGCCGGGATGGCCGCGGTGTTGCGGACCGGCGACCCGGTGGCGATCAGCCAGGCGGCGAGCGACCGCTTCGGCCGGCTCGCGTCCGACCTTGCTCTGGGCCATGTCCGCGGCAAGGACCGGATCGACTGGACGATCAAGGACGGCGACCTGGATCCGGCCCGGCAGGATCAGCTGCTTCGCGCGGCCGTCGCCCAGCACAACGTCACGGCGACCCTTAACAGCCTGCTGCCCGAGCATCCGCAATATGCGATGCTGAAGAAGGCGCTGGAAATGACGCCCAAGACGGAGGTCCAGAAGGTCAACCGGATCCGCGTCAACCTCGACCGCTGGCGCTGGCTGCCGCGCGACCTTGGCGAGCGCTACATCATCGCCAACGTCCCGGCCTACACCGCCGCGCTGGTCGAAAACGGCAACACCATTTCGCGGCACCATGCCGTTGCCGGCAAGATTTCGACGCCGACGCCGCAGCTGAGCGCGGTCGCCACCGGCGTCATCCTCAATCCCTGGTGGGAAGTGCCGTCCAGCATTGCGCGGGAAGTCGCCGGCAAGGCGGGCTACGTCCCGGTCAAGGGCAAGGACGGGAAAGTGCAGCGCTGGCGCCAGCCGCCGGGGCCGAGCAACGCGCTTGGCAAGGTCAAGTTTGTGATGCCGAATTCGAAGGCAATCTACCTCCACGACACCAACGCCAAGAGCAAGTTCAACAGCCGCACCCGCGCCTTCAGCCACGGCTGCATCCGCACCGACAAGATCATCGACCTTGCAACCATCCTGGTGACCGAGGGCGGGACCGAGTGGACGCCCGAAAAGGTGCAGTCGACGCTGGCCAGCGGCAAGACGGTGCAGGCGAACTTCCCGCAGCCGCTGCCGGTGTACATCATCTATATGTCGTCGGCGGCGACGGTGGACGGCAAGATCGTCAACTATCCCGACGTCTATAACCGCGACGGCAAGGCGATTGCGGCGCTGCTGGCCACCGGCAACGCCGCGGCCAAGCCGACGCTGGCGGCGAAGTAACGCCACAAAGCAAAGCGGCCGCGCCTGTCGGACAGGCACGGCCGCGAACTTGCTATCAGGTAAAGCGCCTAGGCGAGGCGGTCGGCGAAGATCATCCGGCCACCGGCCAGCTTCGACATCACCTTATACTGGTCAGCGCGGCTGAAGGCGAAGCAGCCCTGGCTGCGGCCCAGCTTGCCGTGCTGAGCGATCATCTCAGGCTCCGCATACCAGGCATTGTGGATGACGATGGCGCGCGGTTCGGCGTTGTTGTTGGTCCAGTCGAGCCCGCGGGTCTTGAGCGAAAGCCCGTACTTGCCGTGATAGTATTCGCCGGTCGTGTAGGTCCCGTTCGACGTCGCGTAGGAACCGAAATCGTTGGAAAAGCGCTCGCAATAGCCGTTGTGGTGCGGGTCGGAGCCCGAACCGTGGGCGACGCGGAAGCTTTCCACCTGGCCGTTGCGCAGGTCGACGACGTGGAAGCGCTCGTCATTCGACGGACGCGAGAAATCCGCAATGCCAATGAAGTCGCGCGCCGCGATCCGGTGCGCATCGAGCGCGGCCTTGGCCCGCTGCAGCAGCGCCGGGTTGACCCCGGGGATCTGCGGCGGCGCCGGCATCATCGACGGCGCGGGCGCGAGCGGCCCGACCGGCGGCTGCGGCGGGTTGAACACCAGCGAGGGAAGCGCGGCCCCGGCCGCGGACGAAGCGACCGCGACGCTGGCACCAACGGCACCCCAGCGCAGCATTTCCCTCCGGCTCAAAGTCATCATTGCCCCATTGCTCATGCCGGTCTTCTAGCAACAAAAAGGTTAACTAGCCTTAACCGCGACCCGTAAGTTGCACCCCTCAACCCGGCTGAAAACCGGTTCGTCGCAATGACTTGGCACATTGTGACCGAATCGCTGCTTGAAACCGCCGGCTGGCGCTGTTAGTGGGGCCGCCGCCGTCGCAGCACGTGCTGCGGCGAACGATAGTGTATGCTCGATCCGAAAATCGCCTCTCCCACGCTGGGAATGGCGGCGGTCCGGGCTTTGAAGACATCGGGAGTTTGACGGGCTTTTATGCAGATCATCGTTCGCGACAATAACGTCGACCAGGCGCTGCGCGCGCTCAAGAAGAAGCTGCAGCGCGAGGGCGTCTATCGCGAAATGAAGCTGCGCCGTCATTACGAGAAGCCGTCGGAAAAGCGCGCCCGCGAGCGTGCCGCCGCGATTCGCCGTGCCCGCAAGCTCGAGCGCAAGCGCATGGAGCGCGAGGGCACCGCGCGCTAAGGCGCGCGCTAAGCCTTTTCCTTTCGGGCCAGCGCCGCTAGGCGGCGGTTATGTCCGCAAGCACCCTCGCCCACCCGCAGCGCCACGGCGCCGCCCTCACCAAATTCTGGCTGGCAATGCTGGCGCTGGTCGCGGCCGCGATCGCGCTTGCCTGGCTCGGCACATCGTCGTTGCGTGGGGAGACCACCGCGACCGGCATCCAGATCCGCACGCTCAGCGCCGGCACCGGGCCCCTCGTCAAGGAAATGGACGGGGTGCTGGTGGAATATCAGGGCCGCCTCAAGGACGGCACGGTGTTCGACGAAAGCGGCGCGCGCGGGCCGCAGCCGATGATTCCGGCGCAAGTCATCCCCGGCTTCCGCGAAGCGTTGCTTCGGATGCAGCAGGGCGGCAGCTACCGCGTGCTGATCCCTTCGGCGCTCGCTTATGGCGCGCAGCCGCCGGCCGGCGCGCCGATCCCGCCTAACGCGGACCTGGAGTTCGACGTTAAGATCGTCCAGCTGGTGCCCAACGCCGGGCTGATGATGCAGCAGCAACAGCAGCAGATGCAGCAGGGCGCCCCGCCGCCGGCGCAATAAGCCTTAGCTGGCCGGTTCGCGATGCGGGCGCAGCGATGTCCCCGCCCGCTCCCCGCGCAGCGCCCGGAACCAGCTGAGCGGGTTCAACAAGGTGCTGCTGCCGTCGAGCGAGAAGGTGATGAATTCCGCGCGGCCGCCGATATTTTCCCACGGCACCGGCCCGCCTAGCCCGTTTTCCGGAGCGCCGAGTGCGAAGCGGCTGTCGGCGCTGCGGTCGCGGTTGTCGCCCATCAGGAAGACGTGGCCGGCCGGAATGCTGACCGGGCCGAAGTCGTCTCCCTGGCTCTGGCCGAGGTCGGCGGTGTCGAACGTGACGCCGTTGGGCAGGGTCTCGCGGACGATCGGCAGTCGGCAGAACGCGTGGCCGCTGGCGTCCTGCGTCAGGTAACCGGCGAATTCGATTCCGCACGGCGCGTTGGCGTCGACCGGGATCATCGCCGGCGGCATGACCTGCGACTTGACCGGCTTGCCATTGAGCACCAGCCGCCCGCCACGCACTTCGACGGTGTCGCCGGGCACGCCGATCACGCGCTTGATGTAATCTTCATTGGTGCCGGGCGGCGTGACGATGACGATATCGCCGGGCGTCGGCATGTTTCCGAACACGCGGCCGTTGCGGAACGGCAAAGTGATTCCCCACGGTTCGCCGCTGCGCATGACGATGGAGCGGAAGATCGCTGCCGGATTGGGGATGGTCGGCGACACGTAGGACCAGCCGTACGGATATTTGCTGACCACCAGCCGGTCGCCCTTGAGCAGGCCCGGCATCATCGATTCCGACGGGATGTAGAATGGCTTGGCGATGAAGCTGTGGAACAGCAGCACGGCCAGGAAGACTCCGAACAGGCCGCTGACTTCACGCCAGATGGCGCGCAACGAGCTTTCCTTTTTCTCCGCCGGCGAATCGTCGGCGGCGGGCGGGTCTTGCAGCAGCACGGTGTCGGACAACCTAAAGCTCCATCTTGCGCGCTTCGAGGATCACGAAGGCCTGCGCCCACGGGTAATCGTCGGTCATGGTCAGGTGAATGGCGATGACGTGGCCCTCCGGAGTCAGCGCGTCAAGCCGCGCCTTGGCGCCGCCGGCCAGCTGTAGCGTAGGCGCCCCTGAGGCAAGATTAACGACGCCGATGTCCTTCATGAAGACGCCGCGCTTGAAGCCGGTGCCGACCGCCTTGGACAGCGCTTCCTTGGCGGCGAAGCGCTTGGCCAGGGTGCCGGCGATGGTGTGCGGACGGCCAGCAGCCTTGGCCCGTTCGACATCGGTGAAGACCCGGTTGAGGAAGCGGTCGCCGAACCGGTCGATCGAATTCTGAATCCGATCGATGTTGCACAGGTCGGAGCCGAGGCCGACAATCACCGCGCTTCGTCCATCAGGCCGCGCATCCGCTGGATGCTGGCCTCCAGCCCGGTGAAGATCGCCTCCCCGACCAGGAAGTGGCCGATATTGAGCTCGGCAAGCTGCGGGATTGCCGCGACCGGGACGACATTGGCGAAGGTCAGGCCGTGGCCCGCGTGCGGTTCGATCCCGTTCTTGACCGCAAGCGCCGCGCAATCGCCGATCCTTTTCAACTCCGCCGAGCGATCGTCACCATCGACGTGGGCGAAGCGCCCGGTGTGAAACTCGACGACTGGGGCGCGCAGGCGCAAGGCCGCTTCGACCTGTCGCTCGTCCGGTTCGATGAACAGGCTGACCCGGATGCCGGCTGCTGTCAGCCGAGCGACGAAAGCGGCGAGCTGGTCGTGCATTCCGGCCGCGTCGAGGCCGCCCTCGGTCGTCCGCTCTTCGCGCTTTTCGGGGACGATGCAGGCGGCGTGCGGCCGGTGGCGAAGGGCGATCTCCAGCATCTCCTCGGTCGCCGCCATTTCCAGGTTCAGCGGCAGGTCGATCTCCCCCATCAGCCGGGCGATGTCGTCGTCCGTAATATGGCGGCGGTCTTCACGAAGGTGCGCGGTTATTCCGTCGGCGCCGGCGGCAGCGGCGATCTGCGCCGCCCGAAGCGGATCGGGATGGTCGCCGCCGCGCGCGTTCCGGATCGTCGCGACATGGTCGATGTTGACGCCGAGGCGCAGGCGATCGGTCACGCTTCGGCGCGGCTTCCAGGCTTGATGGCGGGAATCGCCGCAAGATCGGGCGGCAAGGCGTCCTCCGCATAGGCAGGAACATCGATTCGAATCAGCGGCGTATAGGGAACGCCGAGGTCGGCAGTCCCGTTCGAGCGGTCGACCACCGACGACGCGGCGACGACCCGTCCGCCGGCGGCTTCGATCGCGGCGATGGCTTCGCGCGATGACAGCCCGGTGGTGACGACATCCTCGACCAGCAGCACCTTCTGCCCCGGCTCCAGGCGAAAGCCGCGGCGCAGTTCGAAAACGCCGCCCGGACGCTCGACGAACATGGCCGGCACGCCCAGCGCCCGGCCCATTTCATGGCCGATGATCACGCCGCCCATGGCCGGAGAGACGACTAGGTCGATGGCGTCGCGGACGTCCGGTGGAAGCTTGTCGGCGAGCGCGCGGGCGATCCGTTCGGCCCGCTTCGGATCC
Proteins encoded in this region:
- a CDS encoding murein L,D-transpeptidase catalytic domain family protein — encoded protein: MSNGAMMTLSRREMLRWGAVGASVAVASSAAGAALPSLVFNPPQPPVGPLAPAPSMMPAPPQIPGVNPALLQRAKAALDAHRIAARDFIGIADFSRPSNDERFHVVDLRNGQVESFRVAHGSGSDPHHNGYCERFSNDFGSYATSNGTYTTGEYYHGKYGLSLKTRGLDWTNNNAEPRAIVIHNAWYAEPEMIAQHGKLGRSQGCFAFSRADQYKVMSKLAGGRMIFADRLA
- the rpsU gene encoding 30S ribosomal protein S21, yielding MQIIVRDNNVDQALRALKKKLQREGVYREMKLRRHYEKPSEKRARERAAAIRRARKLERKRMEREGTAR
- a CDS encoding FKBP-type peptidyl-prolyl cis-trans isomerase encodes the protein MSASTLAHPQRHGAALTKFWLAMLALVAAAIALAWLGTSSLRGETTATGIQIRTLSAGTGPLVKEMDGVLVEYQGRLKDGTVFDESGARGPQPMIPAQVIPGFREALLRMQQGGSYRVLIPSALAYGAQPPAGAPIPPNADLEFDVKIVQLVPNAGLMMQQQQQQMQQGAPPPAQ
- the lepB gene encoding signal peptidase I gives rise to the protein MSDTVLLQDPPAADDSPAEKKESSLRAIWREVSGLFGVFLAVLLFHSFIAKPFYIPSESMMPGLLKGDRLVVSKYPYGWSYVSPTIPNPAAIFRSIVMRSGEPWGITLPFRNGRVFGNMPTPGDIVIVTPPGTNEDYIKRVIGVPGDTVEVRGGRLVLNGKPVKSQVMPPAMIPVDANAPCGIEFAGYLTQDASGHAFCRLPIVRETLPNGVTFDTADLGQSQGDDFGPVSIPAGHVFLMGDNRDRSADSRFALGAPENGLGGPVPWENIGGRAEFITFSLDGSSTLLNPLSWFRALRGERAGTSLRPHREPAS
- the acpS gene encoding holo-ACP synthase, giving the protein MIVGLGSDLCNIDRIQNSIDRFGDRFLNRVFTDVERAKAAGRPHTIAGTLAKRFAAKEALSKAVGTGFKRGVFMKDIGVVNLASGAPTLQLAGGAKARLDALTPEGHVIAIHLTMTDDYPWAQAFVILEARKMEL
- a CDS encoding pyridoxine 5'-phosphate synthase, translated to MTDRLRLGVNIDHVATIRNARGGDHPDPLRAAQIAAAAGADGITAHLREDRRHITDDDIARLMGEIDLPLNLEMAATEEMLEIALRHRPHAACIVPEKREERTTEGGLDAAGMHDQLAAFVARLTAAGIRVSLFIEPDERQVEAALRLRAPVVEFHTGRFAHVDGDDRSAELKRIGDCAALAVKNGIEPHAGHGLTFANVVPVAAIPQLAELNIGHFLVGEAIFTGLEASIQRMRGLMDEAR
- the pyrE gene encoding orotate phosphoribosyltransferase; this encodes MTEDQILQLFREADALLEGHFILSSGLRSPRYLQCARLLMDPKRAERIARALADKLPPDVRDAIDLVVSPAMGGVIIGHEMGRALGVPAMFVERPGGVFELRRGFRLEPGQKVLLVEDVVTTGLSSREAIAAIEAAGGRVVAASSVVDRSNGTADLGVPYTPLIRIDVPAYAEDALPPDLAAIPAIKPGSRAEA